The sequence CATCATAcgcaaaaagacttgaggctgtaattggtgccaaatgtgcttcaaaaaagtattgagcaaaggctgtgaatacttatgtacatgtgatttaaaaaaataaatacaaatttctttcacgttgtcattatggaatttacaaataatgaatttaataaattttgtaataaggctgtaacatagcaaaatgtggaaaaattgaagcgctgtgaatactttccggatgcattgtatgatattagttttatcgagatttgccttttatcattatacaagacagttaaaagttacagtgaactgttgaggagaaagagggagaatgaaacattCTCTTTTaatattatgagctcaaacgaGTCTGCAGCGGACGGTTTAAATGTGaccgtgttgcacaccggtctattattgtagtaacattatggcacgtaacaacaaaatgaaccgtgaatggtcatttacatgtctcagtcgcttcacatgcaagcaggtgattttcagagccctcaagaaacaaatcggccaaacaggAACATTTATCGGCCGATGCGATTAATTACAAAATTTCAAATATCGGCCTCTGCGATATAAAGTTCAACCACTACTTCTGCCTATAGTGAATGCTTGACAGGAATAAACACaaaagaccttattcacagttgcgccatctttgatttgtaATAGAAATGACAATGAGACTGTGAGGTATAGACttgccatctcttcaatggcacgctcAGTATAATGCTGTAAAAAGCTTCtagatcactattttattttttgtcaactgAATGTTCTAGGAAATATATTTGTTCAATGTGTGGTCTGCTGAATGATCCAAATAATTAAACTGCAGAACATTCCATTGAAGATTGTACGTCTAAAAGCATAGATgccactgctgtgaataaggtctatagaccattttcacagactgtgaagGCTCATTTCTGCCTTAAAGgagtattccgggttcaataaatgttaagttcaatcgaaaggatttgtggcataatgttgattaccacaaaaatttattttggctcacccctcattttctttaaaagaagcaaaaatctgggatacagtgaagcacttacaactgaagtgaatggggccagtttttggagggtttaaatgcagaaatgtgaagcttacaaaaaatcacttacattaattctgctgttaaaacgtatgtattgtttgagctaagttaaagttgtttaaatctacatttttacagtaattttatggTTTGGTGATATCacattgtaaaattggctagaactttacacagaaaagtttagtaagtgatgctgtcacactaaaatcatgtttacccGCATatattttatgtcttgtggctattgtacttgtaagtgccttactggaacacagatttgttatttttttaaagaaaaggaggggcaagtcaaaatacatttttgtggtaatcaatattatgccacaaaagctgtcaattgagcttaatttgtattgaactggGAATATTCCATTAATTTAGCAgggcaaacatttttatttaatattttttaaagatttaatgcACATATATCACTATACTTTGTGACACATTACccttgcattaataataataatacaaataaaaaaaaaacagtcatcaCTGCTGCAATtaagtttttaaaacagctggAGTCATCACTGTAAATTTGGCATCTGACTGCTGTAATCCATCtctttctggattttttttgtgtcttttttaaaaccttttttggaaagttgtggaaatgtaatagtggattttttattttttttatgcttttggaGAAAATAGGTATGTTCTCCTATTTACCGCTCTAGAAGTTTAACCCTTCAAGAAGTCCATATCGTCATAGGCTATATTCTATGTTCTTTTGGATTTAATATGGAGCAGTGTAAAAACAAAGTTTATATGTCTAAAGAAGGAAAGGTTGGAAATCTGGATTTCCATGTTATGGAAAAATCTTTCTTGGCTATGTTTTCAGTTCCTTTGTGGTGGAGAAACAGCCCTGCATGCCaacacaccctcagaaaccactAATCATCAAAACACAAGTGCAATTCACCACCAAGGTCAGGTATGAAATACAGTCTTGCCCTCAAACACTGAATGTAAGCAAATCAAATTTTGCCAGATATTAGACAAAACATAACACATAACTGCCATAACACAGttaacacacaaatacattttctttttatgtatttatttctaattCACTGTCTCGTTCCAGATTACTTGTTAAATTACCTGAGGTAGATTATCAACTCAAAGTCAAAACAACATTTGACAAGTAAGTTCCTTGAATTGTGTATACATTATATCATTATAACCTGTAATCATTATTGCAATAACATGCATGCTTGTATTAagccttttgtttttaaatgacttCTGAGAAGAGTTTGTATCACGTGTTTAGCCCTGTGTCATCTCAGTGTTTTTACtttattctgtttgtgtgtgcagaGACCTTCCACCAGGCAAAGTGTGAGTGCACTCAACCTCAAACACAAGATGCAATTTCCTGTTGTTTATTTAGGCCACGTCTCAATATGAATTTTTCAGCTAAGGGTGTGTGGGGGAGGGGAACAGCAAAGCATCACAAGCTACattctttaaaggtgaagtgtgtcatttttctaatgttaaaatgcatcCTCCTAGCCCAGCtatatatgcagagacaattttaaataagccatttgttggttgataTTCCTAATAGTGTAAACACCATGGCTCTGTAGTGGTTTCagaacatttctctgtttgtttgagcatcctgacattGTCccaaccaatggcttgagtttggggcGAGATTATCTGTTCACCTGACAAACAGCAAACAGAGGGTCTGTTCAGGAAACCTGTGTGACAACAGTAATTTTTTTGCTGCTgcttgtggtgcagaaattacacacttcacctctaTAAATTCTACGTATTGGGTTATTGTAGTTTACAGAGGTTTTACAGCACTGTTTTATCCTCATATTAACTTATCACATTGAGATATAGTCCGATGCATGAGAGCAGTCTGAGAAATATTACTGATCTTTCTCTGCAGGAATAGGCAGTTCTTCATCCTCACCAACAACACCAAAGTGATGGATGTCGAGGAGTCGACTGGCTGCCTATCAGTAGAGTTCAGACATCTGGTACTTCAGTCTGAATTCTTGCACTATATTTTAGAGCAATATTGCTTATAAGGCTTTTGTAGCTTGGTATAaaatttatttaagttgtttaaatgaatggttcacccaaatatgGAAATTctctattttcaaaatgttattttccGTAAGACTCCGAGATTTGAGTAaagttttagattacatttatttgattaatataaaacaggaatgtaatgtctctctttggcgtaagccttGTCTGGCGTTCCGAAgttgttgtactcggaaccatcagatcctgccggagataggaggcaggggcgaggagcctactcccgtgcaggacgggactcaactggtggtggggaggtggtggaggttgccgtgttagcacactgaaacagcaatgtgatagattctGAGCGGACTTATAaggcaatggcttacatgtgattggttatGAGATACCtaaatggtgcgatgatgtacagctgctagtcttcaaactagaactacgctgcacttacgtACATTCCTTGTCATTCCATAACTGTATCTTGTtatttctgtgtaacacaaaaggagacattttgaagaatcttcacacaaCTATTTTCCAATTCATAGTGACCagatctgtcaagctccaaaacagGTTTtcagattatcagtaaataacaacttacattttggaccattcctcacagatttcatatggcttcagaagacttcaaatATGCATCAGGCAAGTCTTATATGGACTAAGATTTTctggtgctttttgtcctttttgtagcttgaaagacATGGTCACtatgttgttgtatggaaaagagattgtgctccacagaaaaaataacattACAGCATAAAGGTTTGGAATGTCATGAAGGTGTGTTAATGATAGAATTGtcaattttggtgaactattcctttaagaagccaGATGTTTTAacaattgtttgtgttctgcagcagcTGAAAGAGAGAAAGTGTCCTACAGGAGGAAAAGGAAATGAGGTAAGATAGCTGCTGCTCCCTGCATATTATCTACTCTTCTGGCCCATATGtgaattaatcaacattatgacctAGGAGAACAGATGTAGCAAGCCATTAGAGTCCCATCCAATgtcatgttcttttttttattattaaaaacattacaaattgttCAAACAGGTGTACATTTAATTAATacagctttaaaaacatattatacaaataaacatgTCAGATGCATACGTCAATAAATTAttgactaaataaaataaatatatatttttaaaagtgaatCAAATTACATTATAGAAAAAGATTGTACATAGTAAATAGTTACAGTATTTATATTGCTTTGAtatttgtaattttggatatcgTTTCCAAGTGtgtacaaataaaacattttaatgcagccattttttaagtgcatttcacattatttatataataatgagccattataataaacaaatcacatataaatacttaaaaaaaatgtttatcattatcaataaaaataacatttaacataaaatcaaattcttcaaaattaacaaaaatattgacagcttctttaaaaaaaaaaaatatatatatatatatatacatacatacatacactctccAAAACAACTGTACTGTAGGACACtcccaaaataaatgtttaatagtcTCAAGagcatttttacaaaaaaaacaaattatcttCTACAGTAACTTGTGTTACGACTGTATCACAAGTGTCTTAACCAGATATACTCGATGGACAATCTTCCTtcactttatttaaaatgcaatactTCTGAGATGTCATCCATATTTTTActccaataaaacatttttttaaacagagaGTTCCAATAAACTGTATAACTGCAAGGATGTCCTTTGTTTGTTTACAACAAATGTGTCTGGTTCCATGTTAGTATTTGTAATGTATGTTATTCGCTGACCAACAGAGGGCAGTCTCAAACAGCACAACCTTGATTTTGGCAGTGAATTGAAACCTTGCTGAATCCTGTTTATTGACCTTCTATTGCAGGGTCCCCTGTCGGTAACAGAGGAGTTACACTCGCTCATTTTTGAGGCCATGCTGATGTTACAGGGTCTTGATATTGATCTTGAAGTATGTTTgacatttcatttgattttctttttcacaAAAGCTATTTATTAAGTACAGTTGGGTGCACTCAGTAACAGtttgcttgtgtcatcttggacttacagtaacACCTAGTGTTgttgatgcagcatcattcaaaatcaagttttcagttacagatgccattgcagaaattcactgttcacaatcagccatgattaattgaatccaagagtgaaagtatccaataacaagacggatactgagattaagcgtagtattcagctggtcatgtgattctaaaatggcagcccctatGAGGGAGCCCCtgcaccatgtagaataaaacagcatttttaaggttactgatattattagagtcctcatctcatgggagtggtcatgattttatacatgtgtttcaaaattacGACTAATTTATTTAGGAGTATGACCTTTTTTAATGggtaaaattactgagtgcagtGAACCTCTAAGAGGTATCAGTCGCTACAGCTAGCAATGCAAATGTTATTGGTTTGATTCCCAaggaacacacacatactgataaaatatgTCTTCAATGAACTAAGTCACTTATATTAAATGCATATAATTTACAAGTCTGTGttacatgtttatgtattttacaTGATCCTTGGCACCTCTCACTGGGTTTATATTTTGCACCTATGCAGACTTGCTCCCTGCCTCTGGTGGTCATCTCCAATGTCAGTCAGCTCCCTGGGGGCTGGGCATCTGTCATGTGGTACAACTTGCTAACTAATGACCCAAAGGTAAGTTAGACTCACTGATGTAATCAGATAGCTGCTACTATTtgattcacacacaaaaaagagcaAGCAGATTGTCCTTTAATCATCCAAAATATCTGCATCTGAAATACGGTTATGCTTTACTGATGTTTTGGATGGGGGTCTGAAACATCTAGGGGTCCTACTTAGTTACTTGTTTTAATCAGTGCTCAGACTTCTGTGTGAGATTCCTCTCTTCTGACCTTTCTAGAACCTTGGATTCTTCAGTAATCCATTACGGGCAAGTTGGAGCCAACTGTCAGAGGTGCTTAGTTGGCAGTTCTCAAGTTTTGCTGGCCGAGGTCTCAACAAGGAACAGCTTAACATGCTGGGAGATAAACTTTTGGGTACATTGTGTAGGTTTTTTTGTAACCTTTAGACAAAATAAAAAGGCTTTGTTTTATGTCAGTGTCTATTGTATTATACTGTGTGTTTACAGTTTCCCCCTCGTTGTTTCAAGAAAATGCTGATAATgcagatttttgtcattttttttctaaAGGTCAACAAGCATCTTATAATGACTGCCAGGTTTCTTGGTCCAAGTTCTGGAAGGTAATGTTGAATAAATCATTAGCACTTGATCTTTTCAAATTGAATATTAACATGAAAGCAAGATAATGTAAATCCAATACTGTTTCTTCCTGTGGCTCTCAGGAGACCATCCCTGGCAAATCATTTAGTTTTTGGCTGTGGCTGGACTCAATCCTGGACCTTATTAAGAAACATTTACATCCTGTTTGGATTGATGGGTCAGTGGTCTTGTTTTCTGTTGCTATTTTTACGTAGCAGATGGAATCTGAGTtacaataaatagataaaataaagGGTGCAACTATCCATTTACTGGTGGGGGTATGCATTATCAATGTTGAACGTTTTAATTAAATATGGGAGAGCAAATTATggcagaattacaatttttggtgagctattcctttaacatgaatATGTACAGTTGTACATTATCGCATATCGCAGTTGTACCCTTGATGGGCATTCATGCTGGTAATGATTAAATTGTTAAAGGACCATTGCATTGGTGCACATTGTTAAACATTATATCAACCTGCAAATGGTTTACTTATCGTTGACTACTAATTAACATGCATCAGCTTTAAACTTTTTTACGAGGCAAATCGGCAACTGCTTCCTGTTGCCTTTATCAATGGATTCTGTTGTTCTTTGTTACTCAGTTACATAATGGGATTCGTGAGTAAAGAGATGGAACGTGCCATACTGAAGGAGAAGGAGCCAGGAACATTCCTGCTGCGCTTTAGTGAAAGTCACCTCGGAGGAATCACCTTCACCTGGGTAGAACAAGATGAAtatggtgtgttttttttgtggtaTATGTTATTATGGATaggtttatttttgtaaatcaatTTCTGTATAGGCACACACCTTTAAGTTCAGGCTacaaaaagttgtaaaatttgtcACAATGAAACCTGGCAGATATATGCTTAAAGTGCATGTACTCTGCCTGCAGGAGAGCCGAAGTTCATCTCTGTAGAGCCGTACACGAAAAACCGTCTCAGCGCCTTGGCCATTGCTGATATTATACGGGACTATAAGGTCATTGCAGATGGTGTTGTCCCAGAGAATCCTCTGAAGTTCCTTTACCCTGACATCCCCAAAGATGAGGCTTTTGGGAAACATTACAATAGTCATTCAAACAAAGGTATGCGGTCTACAAACTCTATTTGGTTTGACTGTAGAAGATACAGCATAAGTGAATAACATTAGGCTCGTTTTGTCAACTCAATTAGAGGTCCCTGgataaaaattgtgtttatatgcagtgtatataatatatatttaagcaaaatcCCACGAaaaagagtgtgatatggccctacatcagcactactgTGATTCGGCCTGAAGTAActgccattgctagttcaaaccaaatgatgcgtctaAGCCTTCgccactttagaactagtatcacggcttgggatgtttctaacaagttattggagaaacgtgtgtgtgtgtgtgtgtgtgtgtgtgtgtgagagagagagagagagagagagagagatatggaatGTTTGCCATTACCTGTTCCCACTCCAAAGCAGAGAAGCTGTAGTGTGTTAGTCAACTTTCTGTAGATAATGTCATAAGgtcaaattcatcctattttctcagtgtaaAAATATACGTCCAAGtcggggtattcctccctattttgaAATAACtagtgcgcaagagtctttcactatagaatcCGCAATTCCCTCAATTTTTAACAGTATTTACTCTCtgatgtggaaactccagtaagaggtaagcgcctggagtttttgtaattaatcagtctgttgtgtctctcagctgttttgttggtttaaagctatttcctagctttagtagtgtaataGTAATCCGAGCGATCACGTAGTGCTGATGAATAAAAACACTGACTGACGCTGACTCACTTAACATCtcctggctcatattacacacaaaaatggtcttttgcaacCACCTGCTGTAATGTCATGTAATGTCATATGTAGTgacatatgtaatgtcacaaaatgaaATGTCATTTAGCTCTTACCACATattcactgctcttacacttcagTTTAGAAAAGTActaacacaagcggagtgatacaaacagtgacgcgtcagagtgctgatggtgtcagaccatctgtactcatggaacatctctcgtcctatcagattcaaggaccggaaataactgtttttatatatatatatatatatatatatacacagtgtctcacaaaagtgagtacacccctcacagtTTTGTAAATATtcgattatatcttttcatgtgacaacactgaagaaattacactttgctacaatataaattagtgagtgtacggcttgtataacagtgtcaatttgctgtcccctcaaaataactcaacacactg comes from Xyrauchen texanus isolate HMW12.3.18 chromosome 18, RBS_HiC_50CHRs, whole genome shotgun sequence and encodes:
- the LOC127658850 gene encoding signal transducer and activator of transcription 4-like isoform X2 translates to MSQWKQIQQLDIKFLEQVDYFYDDNFPMELRQVLATWIECQDWETASNHESMATVLFNNFLIQLERQCSQEQNFLHRHNLKRIFNQIQEKYKANPLHMAAVICNCLREERRILSTASMQEQGPLEKSMQNSAALEKHKILDNKVAVIRSSVQMLDQAVKYLEDMQDDFDFRYKTLQLRDPVDRNSLSMKQEVTALQDILNRLDFKRKEILLKIADVIKEIDALISSQLNPELIEWKRRQQIACIGGPVLLGLDQLQNWFTLTAQSLFQIKRQLDKLGELILKVTYESDPIPLQRPQMEEQVKYLIYHLIKSSFVVEKQPCMPTHPQKPLIIKTQVQFTTKVRLLVKLPEVDYQLKVKTTFDKDLPPGKVNRQFFILTNNTKVMDVEESTGCLSVEFRHLLKERKCPTGGKGNEGPLSVTEELHSLIFEAMLMLQGLDIDLETCSLPLVVISNVSQLPGGWASVMWYNLLTNDPKNLGFFSNPLRASWSQLSEVLSWQFSSFAGRGLNKEQLNMLGDKLLGTLCQQASYNDCQVSWSKFWKETIPGKSFSFWLWLDSILDLIKKHLHPVWIDGYIMGFVSKEMERAILKEKEPGTFLLRFSESHLGGITFTWVEQDEYGEPKFISVEPYTKNRLSALAIADIIRDYKVIADGVVPENPLKFLYPDIPKDEAFGKHYNSHSNKVCPYFPTHLVPVSHRDGRVQQACSSPEPPMSPGMFDILSQQLTPFEFESAMSSP
- the LOC127658850 gene encoding signal transducer and activator of transcription 4-like isoform X4; the protein is MSQWKQIQQLDIKFLEQVDYFYDDNFPMELRQVLATWIECQDWETASNHESMATVLFNNFLIQLERQCSQEQNFLHRHNLKRIFNQIQEKYKANPLHMAAVICNCLREERRILSTASMQEQGPLEKSMQNSAALEKHKILDNKVAVIRSSVQMLDQAVKYLEDMQDDFDFRYKTLQLRDPVDRNSLSMKQEVTALQDILNRLDFKRKEILLKIADVIKEIDALISSQLNPELIEWKRRQQIACIGGPVLLGLDQLQNWFTLTAQSLFQIKRQLDKLGELILKVTYESDPIPLQRPQMEEQVKYLIYHLIKSSFVVEKQPCMPTHPQKPLIIKTQVQFTTKVRLLVKLPEVDYQLKVKTTFDKDLPPGKVNRQFFILTNNTKVMDVEESTGCLSVEFRHLLKERKCPTGGKGNEGPLSVTEELHSLIFEAMLMLQGLDIDLETCSLPLVVISNVSQLPGGWASVMWYNLLTNDPKNLGFFSNPLRASWSQLSEVLSWQFSSFAGRGLNKEQLNMLGDKLLGQQASYNDCQVSWSKFWKETIPGKSFSFWLWLDSILDLIKKHLHPVWIDGYIMGFVSKEMERAILKEKEPGTFLLRFSESHLGGITFTWVEQDEYGEPKFISVEPYTKNRLSALAIADIIRDYKVIADGVVPENPLKFLYPDIPKDEAFGKHYNSHSNKVCPYFPTHLVPVSHRDGRVQQACSSPEPPMSPGMFDILSQQLTPFEFESAMSSP
- the LOC127658850 gene encoding signal transducer and activator of transcription 4-like isoform X3, with protein sequence MSQWKQIQQLDIKFLEQVDYFYDDNFPMELRQVLATWIECQDWETASNHESMATVLFNNFLIQLERQCSQEQNFLHRHNLKRIFNQIQEKYKANPLHMAAVICNCLREERRILSTASMQEQGPLEKSMQNSAALEKHKILDNKVAVIRSSVQMLDQAVKYLEDMQDDFDFRYKTLQLRDPVDRNSLSMKQEVTALQDILNRLDFKRKEILLKIADVIKEIDALISSQLNPELIEWKRRQQIACIGGPVLLGLDQLQNWFTLTAQSLFQIKRQLDKLGELILKVTYESDPIPLQRPQMEEQVKYLIYHLIKSSFVVEKQPCMPTHPQKPLIIKTQVQFTTKVRLLVKLPEVDYQLKVKTTFDKDLPPGKVNRQFFILTNNTKVMDVEESTGCLSVEFRHLQLKERKCPTGGKGNEGPLSVTEELHSLIFEAMLMLQGLDIDLETCSLPLVVISNVSQLPGGWASVMWYNLLTNDPKNLGFFSNPLRASWSQLSEVLSWQFSSFAGRGLNKEQLNMLGDKLLGQQASYNDCQVSWSKFWKETIPGKSFSFWLWLDSILDLIKKHLHPVWIDGYIMGFVSKEMERAILKEKEPGTFLLRFSESHLGGITFTWVEQDEYGEPKFISVEPYTKNRLSALAIADIIRDYKVIADGVVPENPLKFLYPDIPKDEAFGKHYNSHSNKVCPYFPTHLVPVSHRDGRVQQACSSPEPPMSPGMFDILSQQLTPFEFESAMSSP
- the LOC127658850 gene encoding signal transducer and activator of transcription 4-like isoform X1 codes for the protein MSQWKQIQQLDIKFLEQVDYFYDDNFPMELRQVLATWIECQDWETASNHESMATVLFNNFLIQLERQCSQEQNFLHRHNLKRIFNQIQEKYKANPLHMAAVICNCLREERRILSTASMQEQGPLEKSMQNSAALEKHKILDNKVAVIRSSVQMLDQAVKYLEDMQDDFDFRYKTLQLRDPVDRNSLSMKQEVTALQDILNRLDFKRKEILLKIADVIKEIDALISSQLNPELIEWKRRQQIACIGGPVLLGLDQLQNWFTLTAQSLFQIKRQLDKLGELILKVTYESDPIPLQRPQMEEQVKYLIYHLIKSSFVVEKQPCMPTHPQKPLIIKTQVQFTTKVRLLVKLPEVDYQLKVKTTFDKDLPPGKVNRQFFILTNNTKVMDVEESTGCLSVEFRHLQLKERKCPTGGKGNEGPLSVTEELHSLIFEAMLMLQGLDIDLETCSLPLVVISNVSQLPGGWASVMWYNLLTNDPKNLGFFSNPLRASWSQLSEVLSWQFSSFAGRGLNKEQLNMLGDKLLGTLCQQASYNDCQVSWSKFWKETIPGKSFSFWLWLDSILDLIKKHLHPVWIDGYIMGFVSKEMERAILKEKEPGTFLLRFSESHLGGITFTWVEQDEYGEPKFISVEPYTKNRLSALAIADIIRDYKVIADGVVPENPLKFLYPDIPKDEAFGKHYNSHSNKVCPYFPTHLVPVSHRDGRVQQACSSPEPPMSPGMFDILSQQLTPFEFESAMSSP